The DNA sequence GTGTCAGACGGTTGGGCGCCGTTTTGCAACCATTGCAACGCTTTTTCTTCGTCGATTTTCACTTGCGCCGGTTGGGCAACCGGGTTGTAATAACCGATTTCTTCGATAAAACGTCCATCGCGCGGCGAACGAGAGTCGGCGACGACGAGACGGTAGAACGGCGCTTTTTTTGCACCCATTCTTTTTAAACGGATTTTTACAGCCATGATGTGTTCACCTCCTGCTTCTAGTAAACAAAGGACAGCCGTTTATTGCATAAACGGAAAATTAAAGCCTTTGCGGCGCTTTTTGCCGCCTTTCGACATGTTCGTAAACTGTTTCATCAGTTTGTTCATGTCGCCGAACTGTTTGATTAAGCGGTTGACGTCTTGTACTTTCGTACCACTGCCTTCGGCAATGCGGCGCCGCCGGCTGGCATTAATAATTTCTGGGTTTTGTTTTTCCGCCGGCGTCATCGAACGGACGATCGCTTCGACATGGGACAGCTGTTTTTCGTCGACTTGCATGTTTTTGAGCCCTTTTACTTTGTTCATCCCGGGCATCATTCCTAACACTTGGTCGAGCGGCCCCATATTGCGCACTTGGTCCAACTGTTCCAAAAAGTCGTCGAACGTAAACTGCTGTTTGCGGATTTTTTGTTCCAGTTCTGCCGCGCGCTCGGCGTCAATGTTCGCCTGCGCCTTCTCGATCAACGTGAGCACGTCACCCATACCGAGAATGCGACTCGCCATGCGATCAGGGTGAAACGGTTCGAGCGCATCGATTTTTTCACCCATCCCGGCAAACTTAATCGGGCACCCGGTCACCGCTTTAACGGACAACGCGGCACCGCCGCGCGTGTCGCCGTCTAGCTTCGTCAGCGCAACCCCAGTCAATTCGAGCTGCTGGTGGAAGTTTTCTGCGACGTTTACCGCGTCTTGCCCGGTCATCGCGTCGACGACGAGCAAAATTTCGTCAGGGGAGACCGTCTCTTTAATCGCCGTCAACTCATGCATGAGCGCCTCGTCGATGTGCAGCCGTCCGGCCGTGTCGATGAGTACGTAGTCGTAATGGTTCGCTTTCGCCTCAGCGACAGCTGCTTCGGCGATTTTCACCGGGCTCACTTTATCCCCTTCTGAGTAAACGGGTACGTCTAGCTGTTCGCCAAGCACCTGTAGCTGTTTAATCGCCGCCGGCCGGTAAATGTCACAGGCGACGAGCATCGGACGGTGGTTTTGCTTTTGCAACAGGCGGGCTAGTTTCCCCGTCGTTGTCGTTTTCCCCGCCCCTTGTAATCCGACCATCATAACGACTGTCGGCGGCCGCTTCGCCGTGTTCAGCTTCGCCTGGGTGCCACCCATGAGCGCCGTCAACTCTTCGTTGACGACTTTGATCACTTGTTGTCCGGGAGTGAGGCTTTTCATTACTTCTTGTCCGACCGCCCGCTCGCGCACTTTGTTGACGAAGTCGCGCACCACTTTAAAGTTAACGTCTGCTTCTAACAGCGCCAGCCGCACTTCGCGCATCGCTTCTTTAACGTCAGCTTCGGAAACTTTTCCCTTGCCTCTCAGTTTTTTAAATGTCGCTTCCAACCGGGCGGCTAAACCTTCAAATGCCATGCTGTTGCCTCCTTAATCGACGGCTAACAGTTGGTCGAGCAACGGCCGGACGCGCTTTGCCACGTCGGGGCGATCGGCAATCGCCCGTTCCACCTGTTTGATCAGCTGTTTGCGCGCTGTATGCTTTTCGACCAACCGCAAGGCGTCTTCCATATGTGAGAGCGTCTTTTCCGTTCGCTTTATATGATCGTGCACCGCTTGGCGACTAATGCCGTAATGTTCGGCGATTTCGCCGAGCGACCAATCTTCCGCATAATATAACGCCATAAACGTCTGTTGTTTCTCATTTAACAGCGGACGATAAAAATCGTACAGTAAATTGAAGGTAGTCGTTTTGTCCAGCAGTTGGATCATCCCATTTTTATTAAAAAAACGTCAGTTTCCCGTCACACGCTTCTCCATATTACCTGTCACGTGACGCTGTCATATGGCAATAACATCACCTGATGTGTCACATGTCAACGTCCATATCACGATCACGGTTATAAACTATACCGTACCGTTATGCAGCTGTCAAGTACTTTTACTTGTCGGGTTTGGCGTCCAGTAGCGGTTCGAATAGCGCGTACACGAACTCTTCCGCATCGAACGCTTGCAAATCGCTCATTTGTTCGCCGAGCCCGACAAATTTCACCGGAATGTCTAGTTCGTTTTTAATAGCGACGACGATGCCGCCCTTCGCCGTCCCGTCCAATTTTGTCAACACGATTCCGGTGACGCCAGCCGCTTCTTGGAACGTTTTCGCTTGCGTCAGCGCGTTTTGGCCGGTCGTCGCATCTAACACGAGTAACACTTCGTGCGGCGCGTCCGGCACTTCGCGCGCGATGACGCGGAACACTTTATTCAGCTCTTGCATAAGGTTCACTTTATTTTGCAACCGGCCAGCCGTATCGACGAGCAGCACATCGATACCACGCGATTTCGCTGCTTGAATCGCGTCGAAAGCGACTGCCGCGGGATCGGCGCCGCTCTGGTGGCGAACGACGTCGACGCCGACGCGCTCTCCCCACACTTCTAACTGTTCGATCGCCCCGGCGCGAAACGTATCGCCCGCCGCAAGGAGCACGCGCTTTCCATCTGACTTCAGCTTGTGCGCCAGTTTGCCGATCGTCGTCGTTTTACCGACGCCGTTGACGCCGACGAACAAATAGACCGTTAAGCCGTCACTGTTCCACGCAAGCTCCGGATCGCCGCTCGTTTCATTCAACAAGCTGACGAGTTTTTCCGAGAAGAGCGGGCGCAAGTCCGCCGGATCCTCGATTTTCTGCTCTTTCACGGCGGCGCGCAAGTCGTCGACGAGATCCATCACTGTCGCGACGCCGACGTCGGCTTCGATGAGGATCTCTTCTAACTCTTCGTAAAATTCCTCGTCGATCCGTTTGCGCCGTAAGATGAGCTCTTCCATTTTGCCCATTAAACTTTTACTCGTTTTCGCTAATCCCCGCTGAAATTTCGTAGTGACTTCTGCCGTTTTTTTGGACACGCTTTGCTTCAATTTTTGAAAAAAGTTCATCGACATCCCCCTTTAATGAATGTTTACTTACTCCGCGGCGGCAGCGACTTCTTCGTCCGCTGTACGCTCTTCTAGTTTAACAGAAACTAACTTGGAAACGCCGGATTCTTGCATCGTCACACCGTATAATACATCGGCTGCTTCCATCGTCCCTTTGCGGTGAGTAATGACGATAAATTGC is a window from the Numidum massiliense genome containing:
- the rpsP gene encoding 30S ribosomal protein S16, which codes for MAVKIRLKRMGAKKAPFYRLVVADSRSPRDGRFIEEIGYYNPVAQPAQVKIDEEKALQWLQNGAQPSDTVRNLFSDAGLMKKFHEAKTSAKANK
- the ffh gene encoding signal recognition particle protein, translating into MAFEGLAARLEATFKKLRGKGKVSEADVKEAMREVRLALLEADVNFKVVRDFVNKVRERAVGQEVMKSLTPGQQVIKVVNEELTALMGGTQAKLNTAKRPPTVVMMVGLQGAGKTTTTGKLARLLQKQNHRPMLVACDIYRPAAIKQLQVLGEQLDVPVYSEGDKVSPVKIAEAAVAEAKANHYDYVLIDTAGRLHIDEALMHELTAIKETVSPDEILLVVDAMTGQDAVNVAENFHQQLELTGVALTKLDGDTRGGAALSVKAVTGCPIKFAGMGEKIDALEPFHPDRMASRILGMGDVLTLIEKAQANIDAERAAELEQKIRKQQFTFDDFLEQLDQVRNMGPLDQVLGMMPGMNKVKGLKNMQVDEKQLSHVEAIVRSMTPAEKQNPEIINASRRRRIAEGSGTKVQDVNRLIKQFGDMNKLMKQFTNMSKGGKKRRKGFNFPFMQ
- a CDS encoding putative DNA-binding protein — encoded protein: MIQLLDKTTTFNLLYDFYRPLLNEKQQTFMALYYAEDWSLGEIAEHYGISRQAVHDHIKRTEKTLSHMEDALRLVEKHTARKQLIKQVERAIADRPDVAKRVRPLLDQLLAVD
- the ftsY gene encoding signal recognition particle-docking protein FtsY, with the protein product MNFFQKLKQSVSKKTAEVTTKFQRGLAKTSKSLMGKMEELILRRKRIDEEFYEELEEILIEADVGVATVMDLVDDLRAAVKEQKIEDPADLRPLFSEKLVSLLNETSGDPELAWNSDGLTVYLFVGVNGVGKTTTIGKLAHKLKSDGKRVLLAAGDTFRAGAIEQLEVWGERVGVDVVRHQSGADPAAVAFDAIQAAKSRGIDVLLVDTAGRLQNKVNLMQELNKVFRVIAREVPDAPHEVLLVLDATTGQNALTQAKTFQEAAGVTGIVLTKLDGTAKGGIVVAIKNELDIPVKFVGLGEQMSDLQAFDAEEFVYALFEPLLDAKPDK